In Lewinellaceae bacterium, a single window of DNA contains:
- a CDS encoding type IX secretion system membrane protein PorP/SprF, translating into MKTPMTLGLFLLVFLQLHAQDPFYIHFFNNKSGFNPALTGMSGALTVNAKYKSQWQDKPTPSYTSGAVNLEESLPCSTLDYGFHFNFDEEGDGRFRTYDFGFKFAGTAPFEVGNSLQNLRFGGTLQWSYKTVDYRKLTFSDQFDPKLGAIYPTSFIPPNDGRSFVFFAPAVGFAHQVLFDQNDKRSPSLTWGLSLHNAYSIGPRHLGNEESILGIGTRIPQRIVGFLEVELIPYNSARHYLSVRPLLMMQRQSGLHYFEAGSRLSLSRLATFGLFYHFNQPPYEGRNTNWFSFSLEFGSIVAEGKRIDLGFAYSNNFSGLRNAIGPVFEVSLALHFADSPGCRLMGREDEMNYGNIVRCPNIAASDRRKMYENIWYKR; encoded by the coding sequence ATGAAAACACCTATGACGCTTGGCCTGTTCTTGCTAGTTTTTCTGCAACTGCATGCCCAGGATCCCTTCTACATCCACTTCTTCAACAACAAATCCGGCTTCAACCCGGCACTCACCGGGATGAGCGGCGCGCTGACCGTCAATGCCAAATACAAGAGCCAGTGGCAGGACAAGCCCACGCCGAGTTATACCTCGGGGGCCGTCAACCTGGAAGAGAGCTTACCGTGCAGCACGTTGGATTATGGTTTCCATTTCAATTTCGACGAAGAAGGGGACGGCCGCTTCCGCACCTACGATTTTGGGTTTAAATTTGCCGGGACGGCACCCTTCGAGGTGGGCAATTCCCTTCAGAACCTGCGTTTCGGAGGCACGTTGCAGTGGTCTTATAAAACCGTCGACTACCGTAAGCTCACCTTTTCCGACCAGTTTGACCCAAAGCTCGGGGCCATATACCCCACCTCCTTCATTCCGCCCAACGACGGGCGGTCCTTCGTCTTTTTTGCGCCGGCGGTGGGCTTTGCCCATCAGGTGCTGTTCGACCAGAACGACAAGCGGTCACCTAGCCTAACGTGGGGGCTCAGCCTGCATAACGCCTATTCTATCGGGCCCCGGCACCTTGGCAACGAGGAATCTATCCTCGGCATAGGGACCAGGATACCTCAGCGTATTGTCGGTTTTCTTGAAGTGGAACTCATCCCCTACAACAGCGCGCGCCACTACCTCAGCGTACGCCCCCTGCTGATGATGCAACGGCAGTCCGGCCTTCACTATTTCGAGGCGGGAAGCCGCCTGAGCCTCAGTAGGCTGGCCACCTTTGGACTCTTTTACCACTTCAACCAGCCCCCCTACGAGGGCAGGAATACCAATTGGTTCAGCTTTTCCCTCGAGTTCGGCAGCATCGTCGCCGAGGGCAAACGCATCGACCTGGGGTTCGCCTATTCGAACAACTTCTCAGGTCTGCGCAACGCCATCGGGCCCGTCTTCGAGGTGTCTCTCGCTCTGCATTTCGCCGACAGCCCAGGTTGCCGGCTCATGGGCAGAGAAGATGAAATGAACTATGGCAATATCGTGCGCTGCCCTAATATTGCCGCTTCGGACCGCAGGAAGATGTATGAAAATATTTGGTATAAGCGATAA
- a CDS encoding SGNH/GDSL hydrolase family protein: MIYQLLYYLGGLLTLPFSPLLFLQGKRVRATIPELPEAGGPKRGIAGQGSNSFRLLTLGESTIAGVGVETHAEGFTGYLAGYLHKATGQPVEWQVLAKSGYTARAATAHLAPQLPTEPLDLIVVGLGGNDTFELNSPLRWRSDMIQLVKAIRQKQPDAPILINNLPPVGQFPAFPAGLQLALGSLVRLHGKVIRDIPSLFDQVYYQSRPINLEEWREKAPAGAGADAFFSDGVHPSGLTYRLWAEEAGAFVMASKSGDFD; encoded by the coding sequence ATGATCTATCAACTTCTTTACTATCTGGGAGGACTCCTTACGCTCCCTTTCAGCCCGCTGCTGTTCCTTCAGGGAAAACGAGTGCGGGCTACCATTCCGGAGCTGCCGGAGGCAGGAGGGCCAAAACGGGGAATAGCCGGACAAGGTAGCAACTCGTTCCGGTTGCTTACGCTGGGAGAATCCACCATCGCCGGCGTGGGGGTGGAAACTCACGCGGAAGGTTTCACCGGCTATCTCGCCGGCTACCTGCATAAGGCAACCGGCCAGCCGGTGGAATGGCAGGTACTGGCAAAAAGCGGGTATACCGCCCGGGCGGCCACTGCGCATTTAGCGCCCCAGCTGCCTACTGAGCCGCTCGACCTGATCGTCGTCGGCCTGGGTGGCAATGATACTTTTGAGCTCAATAGCCCGCTGCGGTGGCGTTCGGATATGATACAGCTCGTCAAAGCCATCCGGCAAAAGCAGCCGGATGCGCCCATCCTCATCAACAACCTGCCGCCGGTGGGGCAGTTTCCGGCTTTTCCGGCCGGCTTGCAACTGGCGCTGGGCAGCCTGGTTCGGCTGCACGGCAAAGTCATTCGGGATATTCCATCGTTGTTCGACCAGGTGTATTACCAGAGCCGGCCGATAAACCTGGAAGAATGGCGGGAGAAAGCGCCGGCCGGCGCCGGAGCGGATGCTTTTTTCAGCGACGGGGTGCATCCTTCCGGGCTGACCTACCGGCTTTGGGCGGAGGAGGCGGGGGCGTTTGTTATGGCGTCGAAGTCTGGAGACTTCGATTAG
- a CDS encoding PIN domain-containing protein translates to MSKKIFLDSDVVIDFLMKREPFEVESMKIFEYSLRNQLTIGLSSLSISNIYYIIRRVEDKKKAIDKVRSIIKLTEILSVDKSMVEKSAYSEFKDFEDGIQYFCADFHGYKTIITRNVKDYSKSSLSVLTPKEFLANFEK, encoded by the coding sequence ATGAGTAAAAAGATATTTTTGGATAGCGATGTGGTAATTGACTTTTTAATGAAAAGAGAACCATTTGAAGTTGAATCGATGAAAATCTTCGAATATTCGTTAAGAAATCAATTAACTATTGGGCTATCTTCCTTATCAATAAGCAACATCTATTATATCATTAGGAGAGTTGAAGATAAAAAGAAAGCTATAGATAAAGTAAGGTCCATAATCAAATTAACTGAAATTCTTTCGGTAGACAAATCAATGGTAGAGAAATCTGCTTATTCTGAATTCAAAGATTTTGAAGATGGCATACAGTATTTTTGTGCAGATTTTCATGGCTATAAAACAATAATTACCAGGAATGTTAAGGATTATTCCAAAAGTAGTTTGTCAGTTTTGACTCCTAAAGAATTCCTTGCAAATTTTGAGAAATAA
- a CDS encoding sodium:solute symporter family protein yields MKPTPFQNKTRRIILPTLALMAMLALVGLYLYFFTEEPVAWPSFFSMMAFYTLIFLTGAYAATLRESEDTQGFLLAGRQLPLWIAVFTMSATWIGGGYINGTAEYAASSGLVWVQAPWGYALSLIIGGLFFARRMRRYRFQTMLDPLEQRFGKRMAALLFLPALTGEIFWTAAILTALGTTFGTIVGLDTTTSIVLSAAITIAYTALGGLWAVALTDFVQLILLLGGLFLVVPYALSHVGGWEAAWQSYRELYGPAASLLPSREALGAYYWNWWDYALLLTFGGIAWQVYFQRVLASRDEKTAVRLSILAGVICLIAAVPAALIGIAGAVADWGALQAEAPPNAASTLPWVVRYMTPPWVAILGLGAIAAAVMSSADSSILSASSMAGWNVYRPLFKPKVEQAKLAQLIKRIIWIVGIAATLLALKIRSVYELWFLCSDFVYCLLFPPLVCALFDPKANTYGALAGFLVAFVLRFGGGDATLGLPVLLPYPMVEDGVVLFPFRTLAMGSGLLAIIVVSRLTGRWMPARGLERME; encoded by the coding sequence ATGAAACCAACACCTTTCCAGAACAAAACCCGGCGGATCATCCTGCCTACCCTCGCCCTGATGGCCATGCTGGCATTGGTGGGCCTTTACCTCTACTTCTTCACGGAAGAGCCGGTAGCCTGGCCCTCTTTTTTTTCCATGATGGCCTTTTACACCCTCATTTTCCTGACGGGCGCCTACGCGGCCACGCTCCGGGAAAGCGAAGACACGCAGGGCTTCCTGCTGGCGGGGCGCCAGCTTCCGCTGTGGATCGCCGTGTTCACCATGAGCGCCACCTGGATCGGCGGCGGCTACATCAACGGCACGGCGGAGTATGCCGCCAGCTCGGGGCTGGTGTGGGTGCAGGCGCCCTGGGGCTACGCCCTCAGCCTCATCATCGGGGGGCTGTTCTTTGCGCGGCGCATGCGGCGCTACCGGTTTCAGACCATGCTCGACCCGCTGGAGCAGCGCTTCGGCAAGCGCATGGCGGCCCTGCTCTTCCTGCCTGCCCTCACCGGGGAAATCTTCTGGACGGCGGCCATCCTGACCGCCCTGGGTACTACTTTTGGCACGATCGTGGGGTTAGATACTACTACGTCTATTGTCTTGTCGGCCGCCATCACTATCGCTTATACAGCCCTGGGCGGCTTGTGGGCCGTGGCGCTGACTGATTTTGTGCAGCTGATCCTCCTGCTGGGCGGCCTCTTCCTGGTGGTGCCTTATGCGCTCAGTCACGTAGGGGGCTGGGAGGCAGCCTGGCAGAGTTACCGGGAGTTGTACGGCCCCGCCGCCAGCCTGCTGCCCAGCCGGGAAGCCCTGGGGGCTTATTACTGGAACTGGTGGGACTATGCGCTGCTGCTGACTTTCGGCGGCATCGCCTGGCAGGTGTACTTCCAGCGGGTGCTGGCCTCCCGCGATGAAAAAACCGCAGTGCGCTTGTCCATACTGGCCGGCGTGATCTGCCTGATCGCCGCCGTGCCGGCCGCCCTGATCGGCATCGCCGGAGCGGTTGCCGACTGGGGGGCGCTGCAGGCCGAGGCGCCGCCCAATGCCGCCTCTACCCTACCCTGGGTGGTCCGGTATATGACGCCGCCGTGGGTGGCCATCCTGGGGCTGGGGGCTATTGCAGCGGCGGTGATGTCTTCGGCCGACTCGTCTATCCTATCCGCTTCGTCTATGGCGGGCTGGAATGTCTACCGCCCCTTGTTCAAACCCAAAGTGGAGCAGGCCAAACTGGCGCAGCTCATCAAACGCATCATCTGGATCGTGGGCATTGCCGCTACCCTGCTGGCGCTGAAAATCCGCAGCGTGTACGAGTTGTGGTTCCTCTGCAGCGATTTCGTTTACTGCTTGTTGTTTCCGCCCCTGGTTTGCGCCTTGTTCGACCCGAAAGCGAACACGTATGGGGCGTTGGCGGGCTTTCTTGTCGCGTTTGTCCTGCGCTTTGGCGGGGGGGATGCAACCCTGGGGCTGCCTGTTCTGTTACCTTATCCTATGGTGGAAGATGGAGTGGTGCTTTTTCCGTTCCGAACGCTGGCGATGGGGAGTGGGCTGCTGGCTATCATTGTGGTTTCCCGGCTGACCGGAAGGTGGATGCCGGCGCGGGGGTTGGAAAGGATGGAGTAG
- a CDS encoding fibronectin type III domain-containing protein, giving the protein MRNLKIVLFISCSLLLGVTACFFSNDNPLEVDSELGESPEIKEIQKDESANLKIIAARGYSDGANIVLERKSDGGFNPISFQKLDGSTFLDRSLDKERETTYFYRFKVEKDGFQSDYSNEKEFEYTSDFLNAPTNFRATIIENEGILLEWQDNSNNEAKYFLRKFQNDPIGDEDIEPNEVSFKDIIPFPENSPVNRSYRLQARSADRASDWAVIDNIVYTGFAPPTNLRVTDTSYNQFTIEWADNSGIEENYAVERKKDEGDFQKIATRPKNTAMFVDEITESGLYTYRVQATNNDLHSLYSNEVSHQFYDLLPRLIVCYPFNGNAKNECGDEYHGEVFGATLTADRKNQANSAYYFNGNSYINLGGNSEIVSVPFALSVWIKPTQWLNTGDPDFNWSAIINKFGLFGFETQGWYLGIHPIKQISITLDKDAVRGGNITLGQWTHIVANFNGSKLELYQDGELVASKQSSTTITTNLFCAAIGDGSCCLPSSSSCQDNLFPEHENFIGAIDDIKIFQRALTPEEVEALYLE; this is encoded by the coding sequence ATGAGAAATTTAAAGATTGTTTTATTCATCTCTTGCTCCTTACTGTTGGGAGTAACCGCTTGCTTTTTTTCTAACGATAACCCTCTTGAAGTAGATTCAGAGTTAGGAGAAAGCCCTGAAATAAAGGAAATACAAAAAGATGAAAGCGCCAACCTGAAAATAATAGCTGCAAGGGGCTACAGCGATGGAGCGAACATCGTCCTGGAGCGCAAATCCGACGGTGGGTTCAATCCCATCTCCTTCCAAAAACTGGACGGCTCTACTTTTTTGGACAGGAGCCTGGACAAGGAGCGGGAAACCACTTATTTCTATCGCTTTAAGGTCGAAAAGGACGGCTTTCAGTCGGATTACTCCAACGAAAAGGAATTTGAATACACGAGTGACTTCCTGAATGCGCCCACCAATTTTCGGGCCACCATAATTGAAAATGAAGGAATCTTATTGGAATGGCAAGATAATAGCAACAATGAAGCGAAATACTTTTTAAGAAAGTTTCAAAATGACCCGATAGGAGACGAAGACATTGAACCAAATGAGGTTAGTTTTAAGGATATTATCCCCTTTCCGGAAAACAGCCCTGTCAACCGCTCATACCGGCTACAGGCCCGAAGTGCCGACAGAGCTTCGGACTGGGCAGTAATTGACAACATCGTTTACACCGGCTTCGCCCCGCCCACCAACCTGCGGGTCACAGACACCAGCTACAACCAATTCACCATTGAATGGGCGGACAATAGCGGGATAGAAGAAAACTATGCGGTTGAAAGAAAAAAGGACGAAGGCGATTTTCAAAAAATTGCCACTCGGCCTAAAAATACCGCCATGTTCGTTGACGAAATAACCGAATCCGGCTTATATACCTACCGGGTGCAGGCAACCAATAACGACCTCCATTCGCTTTATTCCAATGAAGTCTCCCATCAGTTTTATGATTTGTTGCCCCGGCTAATAGTCTGTTATCCCTTTAACGGCAATGCGAAAAACGAATGCGGCGATGAATATCACGGGGAAGTATTCGGAGCTACGTTGACAGCCGACCGGAAAAACCAGGCCAATTCCGCTTATTATTTTAACGGGAACAGCTATATAAACCTGGGAGGCAACAGCGAAATCGTCTCGGTGCCTTTCGCTCTTTCGGTTTGGATCAAGCCCACTCAATGGTTAAATACAGGAGACCCGGATTTTAATTGGTCTGCTATTATAAATAAATTTGGACTCTTTGGGTTTGAGACTCAAGGATGGTATCTGGGAATACATCCGATAAAACAAATCAGTATCACATTAGATAAAGATGCCGTCAGAGGGGGAAACATCACGCTGGGACAATGGACGCATATTGTTGCTAATTTCAATGGTTCAAAACTCGAATTATACCAGGATGGTGAACTGGTTGCTTCCAAACAATCAAGCACGACCATTACCACTAACCTGTTTTGTGCGGCGATAGGCGATGGATCCTGCTGTCTCCCATCCTCGTCGTCCTGCCAGGACAATTTGTTTCCCGAACATGAAAATTTTATCGGTGCCATCGACGACATCAAAATATTTCAACGGGCCTTAACCCCCGAGGAAGTGGAAGCCCTCTATCTCGAGTAA
- a CDS encoding CDP-alcohol phosphatidyltransferase family protein: MMPSTFSSSEKALAWSVHIFTATGVLAVFMALLAVSAHDFRTAMFWLLAALLIDGIDGTLARRFRVEEVLPHVSGKNIDFVIDFAAYAIVPAYMIYESGLMHGPWNLGATFLILLVSAVYYGKEGMVSDDYYFVGFPVMWNMAAFYMIFVFQWGHWGNVLLVVGLSILHFVPIKVAYPSRARHWRWPTLAVSAVCILVLVSITYLYPDKNVWLAVMAWGCLVYFAVFVVWATWWRPGGK, encoded by the coding sequence ATGATGCCTTCAACTTTTTCCTCCTCAGAAAAGGCCCTTGCCTGGAGTGTCCACATCTTCACTGCCACCGGCGTCCTCGCCGTTTTTATGGCCCTATTGGCCGTCAGCGCCCACGATTTCCGAACGGCCATGTTCTGGCTGCTGGCCGCTCTGCTGATTGACGGAATTGACGGCACTCTGGCGCGCCGCTTTCGGGTGGAGGAGGTACTGCCCCACGTCAGCGGCAAAAACATCGATTTTGTCATCGATTTTGCGGCCTACGCCATCGTGCCGGCCTATATGATCTATGAGTCAGGGCTGATGCATGGCCCCTGGAACCTGGGGGCGACTTTCCTTATCCTTTTGGTGTCAGCCGTTTACTACGGCAAGGAGGGCATGGTATCGGACGATTACTACTTCGTCGGTTTTCCCGTCATGTGGAACATGGCGGCTTTTTACATGATCTTCGTTTTCCAGTGGGGGCATTGGGGCAACGTGTTGCTGGTTGTTGGCCTTTCTATCCTGCACTTTGTGCCCATCAAGGTGGCTTACCCGAGCCGGGCCAGGCACTGGCGCTGGCCGACGCTGGCGGTGTCGGCGGTGTGTATCCTGGTTTTGGTAAGCATTACTTACTTATACCCCGACAAGAATGTTTGGCTGGCCGTCATGGCGTGGGGATGCCTGGTTTATTTTGCGGTTTTTGTGGTGTGGGCTACGTGGTGGAGGCCGGGTGGCAAATGA
- a CDS encoding MFS transporter gives MNPIQSVFYGYRRVEGHIRNMIAAQFFIQSVNTAFFLLLNYYMAREGFADFEVAEVLSYRFLAVFCLAFPIGLFIKGRRLKPFFFAAAIGTPILSHLIIVAIDYQWKEALYAAAMFWGLAYTCIQITALPYILLNAKKETHSEAISMSFLSFSVTICLVGVGNFLLNQLSPEFFTEKRVLQIVASLSLLGVYFVTRIRVPERLSVRVPLRNALRGYDWNLIFRALIPTVIIAVGAGFTIPVINLFFLNVHGLPSKLFSLVGAFTFFLVAGVMIFMPYIRRRFGYRVAITLFQSAAVLALLILATTEYYKDWGFAVYIAIAAFVVRQPLMNAAGPMTSELTMYYVGRRNQEIMSAINASVWSGSWFVSMKLFGWLRQMDFQYASIFLITVAMYAVGVVWYVFLIRAYEERQREEKQQLQPREVSVVNKV, from the coding sequence ATGAACCCGATACAAAGTGTTTTTTACGGCTACCGCAGAGTGGAAGGGCACATCCGGAATATGATCGCCGCCCAGTTTTTCATACAATCCGTCAATACGGCTTTTTTCCTGTTGCTCAACTACTACATGGCCCGCGAGGGCTTTGCCGACTTCGAAGTGGCGGAGGTTTTGTCGTACCGGTTCCTGGCGGTTTTCTGCCTGGCCTTTCCGATCGGGCTGTTCATCAAGGGGAGGCGGCTGAAGCCTTTTTTCTTCGCCGCTGCCATTGGCACGCCCATTCTATCCCACCTTATTATCGTGGCGATCGACTACCAGTGGAAGGAAGCCCTGTATGCGGCAGCCATGTTCTGGGGACTGGCTTACACCTGCATTCAGATCACTGCCCTGCCCTACATCCTGCTGAATGCGAAAAAAGAAACGCACTCGGAGGCGATTTCGATGTCGTTCCTGTCGTTCAGCGTCACGATCTGCCTGGTCGGCGTAGGCAACTTCCTGCTCAATCAGCTCAGCCCTGAGTTCTTCACCGAAAAACGGGTGCTGCAGATCGTCGCCAGCCTCTCCCTGCTGGGCGTCTACTTCGTCACCCGCATCCGAGTGCCAGAGCGACTGTCCGTCCGGGTGCCGCTGCGCAATGCCCTGCGGGGCTACGATTGGAACCTGATTTTCCGGGCGCTCATCCCTACGGTCATTATCGCGGTAGGCGCGGGGTTTACCATCCCGGTCATCAATCTGTTCTTCCTCAACGTACACGGTTTGCCATCGAAGTTGTTCTCTCTGGTAGGCGCCTTTACCTTTTTCCTGGTGGCGGGGGTGATGATCTTCATGCCCTATATCCGGCGCCGGTTTGGCTACCGGGTGGCTATCACGCTTTTCCAGTCGGCCGCCGTGCTGGCCCTGCTCATCCTGGCCACCACCGAGTATTACAAAGACTGGGGCTTCGCCGTATACATCGCCATTGCCGCTTTTGTCGTCCGCCAGCCGCTGATGAACGCCGCCGGCCCGATGACTTCCGAGCTGACCATGTATTACGTCGGCCGCCGCAACCAGGAGATCATGAGCGCGATCAACGCCTCGGTGTGGTCGGGCAGTTGGTTCGTCTCTATGAAGCTCTTCGGCTGGCTGCGGCAGATGGATTTCCAGTACGCGAGCATCTTTCTGATCACGGTGGCGATGTACGCGGTGGGGGTGGTTTGGTATGTGTTTCTGATCCGGGCGTATGAGGAGAGGCAGCGGGAGGAGAAGCAACAGCTACAGCCCCGCGAAGTATCGGTAGTGAACAAGGTATAA